A stretch of Aedes aegypti strain LVP_AGWG chromosome 2, AaegL5.0 Primary Assembly, whole genome shotgun sequence DNA encodes these proteins:
- the LOC5571372 gene encoding adult-specific cuticular protein ACP-20 — protein sequence MFKIAVVSVLLVVVVSAQWYGDGGAGEGLGSYGKSGHHEEHKDHHAYPKYKYEYGVKDHHTGDHKSQWEIRDGDVVKGGYTLHEADGTERVVEYSSDKHNGFQAHVKSVGHAHHPQVHGHHGV from the exons ATGTTCAAG ATTGCTGTTGTCTCAGTGCTGCTGGTGGTGGTAGTGTCCGCTCAATGGTATGGAGATGGTGGTGCCGGCGAAGGACTCGGGAGTTATGGTAAAAGTGGACACCACGAAGAGCACAAGGACCACCATGCATATCCCAAGTACAAGTACGAGTACGGCGTCAAAGATCACCACACCGGAGACCACAAAAGCCAGTGGGAAATCCGCGATGGGGATGTTGTCAAGGGCGGTTACACTCTGCATGAAGCTGACGGCACTGAGCGTGTGGTTGAGTACTCATCCGATAAACACAATGGTTTCCAGGCTCACGTGAAGAGTGTGGGCCACGCCCATCACCCACAGGTCCACGGACACCACGGTGTATGA